One Epinephelus fuscoguttatus linkage group LG10, E.fuscoguttatus.final_Chr_v1 genomic window carries:
- the LOC125895474 gene encoding mast cell protease 2-like: protein MFFRCELVILIVGLTLDGQVRTGEIVGGHEAVAHSRPYMVLLDQHEENGKKKNCGGFLLSEDFVMTAAHCKARSSYVLLGLHNYHNKIGVQRVMVKETFLHEDYNEATYENDIMLLELSTKAILNENVKTIALADQGDGSLPKSCTVSGWGRTNRTIKSPSLILMEVNVTLTDSDQCNQEKTYCSKGHNGPAEGDSGGPLVCEDEKAYGVVSSRKLDSDGLEIYSYAKIPYYKSWIESKMKPQRKPYI from the exons ATGTTTTTCCGCTGTGAACTGGTTATACTGATAGTCGGGCTGACTCTCGATGGTCAAG TTCGTACAGGGGAAATTGTTGGAGGTCACGAGGCTGTTGCACACAGCAGGCCCTACATGGTGCTTTTGGACCAGCACGAGGagaatggtaaaaaaaaaaactgcggTGGCTTCCTTCTGAGTGAGGATTTTGTGATGACTGCAGCCCACTGCAAAGCCCG GTCCTCCTACGTCTTACTAGGACTTCACAATTACCATAACAAAATTGGTGTACAGCGTGTCATGGTGAAAGAAACATTTCTACATGAAGACTACAACGAAGCGACTTATGAAAATGACATAATGCTTCTTGAG TTGAGCACCAAGGCAATTCTCAATGAAAATGTGAAGACCATTGCTCTCGCAGACCAAGGTGATGGCTCTCTGCCAAAATCATGCACAGTCTCTGGCTGGGGAAGAACAAACAGGACCATAAAATCACCGTCTCTCATTCTCATGGAAGTCAATgtaacactgactgacagtgatCAGTGTAATCAGGAAAAAACATACTGCTCTAAGGGACATAATGGACCAGCTGAG GGAGACTCTGGTGGTCCACTGGTCTGTGAAGATGAAAAGGCATACGGGGTGGTGTCCTCTCGCAAACTGGACTCAGATGGCCTGGAAATATACAGTTATGCTAAGATCCCGTACTACAAAAGCTGGATTGAATCCAAGATGAAGCCTCAGAGAAAGCCCTACATCTAA